Proteins from a single region of bacterium:
- a CDS encoding CoA transferase yields RAADAWLAEMDRRGVPCAPINSYAEILSDPQVEAMGLVRPLTLPNGVETRSVGFPIAISGYRYETYRPPPEFGAHTEEVFADWGEKEEKG; encoded by the coding sequence GCGCGCGGCCGACGCGTGGCTGGCCGAAATGGACCGGCGCGGCGTGCCCTGCGCCCCGATCAACAGCTACGCCGAGATCCTCTCCGACCCGCAGGTCGAGGCGATGGGGCTGGTGCGCCCCCTGACACTTCCGAACGGCGTGGAGACGCGCAGCGTCGGCTTTCCCATCGCGATCTCGGGCTACCGCTACGAGACCTACCGGCCGCCGCCGGAGTTCGGCGCGCACACCGAGGAGGTCTTCGCGGACTGGGGCGAAAAGGAGGAAAAGGGGTGA